The Bacillus andreraoultii sequence CACCATATAGCTATGGTTTTGTGATGTGATGAACACTTTACCCGTTCGTAAGTCCTTTACGGGATGATTTGTCCCCCGATGTCCGTATTGTAATTTTTCGACTTTTGCTCCATAGGCGAGCGCAATTAATTGATGACCGAGCCCAATTCCTAGTGTTGGATACAGTTGGGATAAAGTTTTAATCTTTTGCAGTTGACTCGTTAAAATCGTTGGGTTACTTGGACCATTACTTAATACGATTCCATCCGATTGCAATAATTGTATTTCTTCTAATGGGTGGTCGAATGGCACAACCGTTACTTTACATCCGATTTTTAAGAGACTACGAAAGATTGATTTTTTATAGCCAAAGTCTACGAGAACGACATGGGGACCTTTCCCTGCATAAAAACGGACTGATTTCGTTGAGACCATTTGGATGAAGTTTTCTCCCTTAGTCGGTGTCGGCTTCGTATCAGGTGTATTTGAAATCACTGCGCCTACCGTTCCTCGCTTTCGAATGGTCTTCACAAGTTCGCGCGTATCGACATTTGTTAAACACGGAATACCATTTTTTAGTAAAAAGGTTTGTAAGGAATCCGATTCCCCATCATGGATACAACTTTCACTTACAACGATTCCACGTATATAGCAAGGTTTATCCTCCTCGAAAACGTTGTCTATCCGTTCCTTTCCGATGAGTGGATAGGAAAAAACGACAATTTGACCCGCATAAGTTGGGTCAGACAATATTTCTTGCAAGCCAATCATGCTTGTATTGAAAACAATTTCCCCTGATTGTCCCTGTCGTTCTCCTACTAATTCACCGGGAAAGACTTCACCGGTTTCTAATATGACATATCCTGTCGTCACTTCATTTCCCCCATTTCCTTCATCCACAAACGAACCCAAATTTATAAGGATTTCATTTATTCCATCTTCTCTAGAACTTTGTCAAATCGTTCGATGAATAACTTCATATCATCACTTGTTACCGTAAGTGGTGGCAAAATCCGTACAACGTGAGGTCCTGCTGTTAAAACAAGTAACTTCTCCTCTATCGCAAGTTGGACGATTTTATTTGCCTCACCATCTATTTCGACACCAAGTAAAAAACCAAGTCCTCTAACCTCTTTTATGACCGTATGTCGCATTTTTAATTCGAGTAATTTTTCCTTTAATTGGTCCATTTGTTCCTTTGCTGATGATAAAATATCGGTTTGAATGATTTGATTCATTGTCGCAATTCCAGCTGCTGTTGCTAAAGGATTCCCACCAAACGTACTACCATGACTTCCTGGTTGGAAACGAGCGGCTACTTCCTTTTTTGCTAACATCGCACCGATTGGAAAACCAGAGCCTAATCCTTTTGCTAGCGTCATAATATCCGGTTCGATTCCGTAATGTTCATAGGCAAATAGTTTTCCTGTTCGACCTATCCCAGTTTGGATTTCATCAACGATTAGTAAAATATGTTCTGTTTTACATATTTTTGCCAGCTCCTTCAGCCACACTGGATTAGCTGGAATCACACCGCCTTCTCCTTGCACGATCTCTAATAAAACTGCTGCTGGTTTAAGTTCCTTTATTTGATTTAACGCTGTGAAATCATTGAACGATAAGTAAGAAAACCCTGGAATTAAGGGACTAAAACCCGTTTGGATTTTTGTTTGCCCTGTCGCAGTTAACGTAGCCATTGTGCGTCCGTGAAAAGATTGCGTAAATGTAATTATGTCCTTAGACTTTTGATGATCGTAAGCATATTTTCTTGCTAACTTTATCGCTGCCTCATTTGCCTCTGCTCCACTATTGCAGAAAAATACTTTATCGAAACAACTATGTTCAACAAGTAGCTTTCCTAATGTATTTTGGTTCGGGATATGGAATAGATTGCTACAATGCCAAATCTCATCCAGTTGTTTTACGAGTGCTTGTTTTACTCCATCAGGTGCGTGGCCTAAATTACAAGTGGCAATTCCTGATGTAAA is a genomic window containing:
- a CDS encoding carbamoyl phosphate synthase small subunit — translated: MGSFVDEGNGGNEVTTGYVILETGEVFPGELVGERQGQSGEIVFNTSMIGLQEILSDPTYAGQIVVFSYPLIGKERIDNVFEEDKPCYIRGIVVSESCIHDGESDSLQTFLLKNGIPCLTNVDTRELVKTIRKRGTVGAVISNTPDTKPTPTKGENFIQMVSTKSVRFYAGKGPHVVLVDFGYKKSIFRSLLKIGCKVTVVPFDHPLEEIQLLQSDGIVLSNGPSNPTILTSQLQKIKTLSQLYPTLGIGLGHQLIALAYGAKVEKLQYGHRGTNHPVKDLRTGKVFITSQNHSYMVSEHTIDFNQFEVTFQHVNDQTVEGIKHKTLPIQTVQFHPEMEPGSKDTQFIFHQFFETIDCIGVVNNAIK
- a CDS encoding acetylornithine transaminase — encoded protein: MNTYNRYPVTIVSGKGCYVWDDQNNKYLDFTSGIATCNLGHAPDGVKQALVKQLDEIWHCSNLFHIPNQNTLGKLLVEHSCFDKVFFCNSGAEANEAAIKLARKYAYDHQKSKDIITFTQSFHGRTMATLTATGQTKIQTGFSPLIPGFSYLSFNDFTALNQIKELKPAAVLLEIVQGEGGVIPANPVWLKELAKICKTEHILLIVDEIQTGIGRTGKLFAYEHYGIEPDIMTLAKGLGSGFPIGAMLAKKEVAARFQPGSHGSTFGGNPLATAAGIATMNQIIQTDILSSAKEQMDQLKEKLLELKMRHTVIKEVRGLGFLLGVEIDGEANKIVQLAIEEKLLVLTAGPHVVRILPPLTVTSDDMKLFIERFDKVLEKME